GATGGAGGGTAATATGAACCAGATTTACGTGAAAGTAGCGCCTGAGAATATGGGCGAAACAATAGGTGCATTAGAGCAGTTTTGGAATAAAAATGTCGATGCTGATTATCCTTTTCATTATGAATTTGTCGATAAAAACTTTGCAAGGACTTATGAAAGTTTTGTAAAACAACGGAACCTGTTTTCCCTGCTTAATATTGTGGTGATTACGATTTCCCTCTTCGGATTGTTTGCCCTGGCGACTTTTTCGATTGAAAGGCGAATGAAGGAAATTGCCATCCGGAAAACACTGGGTGCAGAAACTAAAGTACTGCTCCGGGAGCTCTCAAAACAATACCTGATATTCTGTATTATCGGATTCCTGATTGCCTTGTTCCCGGTCTATTTCCTGCTGAGCATGTGGCTGGATAATTTTGCCTTCCGCATCTCCATCTCGATCCTGCCTTTTATTATTGGTTTTGTTATCCTAGTCGTGCTTACACTTTCAGTAGTGCTTTCCAAAGCCTATCAGGCTACCCGTGTCAACGTTTTAAAATATTTAAAATATGAGTAATAAAGTAGCATTGCTGTTTGCATTGACAAGTTTTTTTGCAACTGCCCAGCAAACCTGGTCCCTGCAGCAATGCCTGGATGCCGGTTTGAAAAATAGTATCCCGGTAAAAATAAAGCAACTTGAAATTACACGATCCCAGAAGCTGTATACCAATCCGCTTCTGGAATTAGTACCGACAGTAAGCCTTAACGGAAACCATAATTATAATTTCGGTTCTACGATCGATCCTTCTACGAATGCCAGGGTCAGTTCAGATATCCAATCGGACAATCTGTACCTGAATGCCAATGTCAACCTGCTGGATTTTACGATGCTGGCTACTGCACGCAAAAATAAGATTGATATTGCCATCGCCCGCGCCGATGCTGCTGTAATTTCCTATGAATACAAACTCCAGTTGCTTTCTTTTTATTTTGATGCCCTTTTTTCACAGGAGCTGGTTAAAATACAGATAGAGCAACTGGAAAATACGACCTACAACCTGGAGCGCATTACAAAAGAAGTACAGATTGGGAGTAAGCCCCAAAGTGATTTGTATGATATCCGGCTCGCTTTTTCACAGGATGAAAAGCGGCTGATGGAAGCACGGCAGCTTTTTGACGTACAAAAACTGCAATTGTTCCAGCTGATGAATGTGGCGACAGACAAGCTTTCGGAAGTACAGCTGGATTATATCCTGGCCGCACCGGAAGAAGATTCCAACGTAATAGGGAGCAACCCGAAAATCGAATTGGCCGCTTTACAGTATGAAAGTGCGCAAAAAGCAATTGCAATACAGCGTTCAGTAAACCTTCCTACGGTTTCGGCATTTTATAATATGTCAACCTTTTATTCCGCTCCGCTACAAGGATCGGGTGCCGGGGTGACCAATTTCGGGACGCAGCTCGAAGACAATAAAAACCATCAGGCGGGACTACAGGTCAGCATTCCGGTATTTACCGGATTCCGCCGAAATCGCCAGATCACCGCTTCCAAAATTGAAGCGGAGAAGAGCAAATGGGCATCAGAGCAGGAAAAGAATCTCGTGAAACAGGAAATTGAACAGGAAGAAAAACGACAGTCCCAGTACGAACAGTTGAGTGTTAACATCAGCAATACAGTACAATATGCCAGGGAATCGTTCCAGACGACCCAGTCAAAGTTCCTTAGCGGTAAAATTGAGGCAGTACTTTACACGACGGTAAAAAACCAACTGCTGGCTTCGGAATACGACCGGCTGAAAAATGATTTGCAACTACAGCGCAGCAGGATCAAGCTTACTATCCTTCGTACCAACGGGATTTAGAGGCTTTTATGTCTCCAATCCAAAGGTGTGTTCAGGCCATTAAAAAACGTCTATAGTATTATAAACAATTTCAATCTATTAACTTTACTTTTAAAACTTTTCATACTATCTTTGTTATTTAAAATAAGTCTTAATTAAGGGCTTGTAAAAGAACGATATACACGGATGAAAATAGATAGAAAAGAAGTTCTGAAGGCATTGGAAACTATTTCCGTTGCCGGAGAAGGGAAAAATATGGTTGAAAGTGGCGCAGTACAAAATGTGCTTACTTTTGGGGATGAGGTCGTTGTAGAACTCACCTTAACGACACCAGCACTGCACATTAAAAAACGTGCAGAGGTGGATGTCATGAAAGCCATTCAGGATTTGGTATATGAAAAAGCCAAAGTAAAGGTCAATATCAAGGTTGAAACTCCAGAAAAACCGGAGATCAAAGGGAAGTCAATTCCCGGAATAAAAAATATTATTGCTGTTGCTTCCGGTAAAGGGGGCGTAGGAAAATCTACCGTTACGGCTAATCTGGCTGTAACATTAGCAAAAATGGGTTTTTCGGTAGGGGTACTGGATGCCGATATTTACGGGCCTTCGATGCCCATCATGTTTGATGTGGAAAGAGAACGTCCATTATCGACTACTATTGATGGAAAATCAAAAATGCTACCTGTTGAAAATTATGGTGTTAAGTTATTGTCGATCGGGTTTTTTACCGCTCCGGATCAGGCGGTTATCTGGCGTGGGCCAATGGCTTCCAAAGCACTGAACCAAATGATTTTCGATGCGGATTGGGGCGAATTGGACTTTATGCTTATTGACTTGCCACCCGGTACAGGCGATATCCACCTTTCCATTGTACAATCATTGCCAATCACCGGTGCAGTAGTGGTAAGTACACCACAAAATATTGCTTTGGCTGATGCTAAAAAAGGAGTAGCAATGTTCATGTCCGATAGTATCAATGTCCCTGTATTGGGAATTATCGAGAACATGGCTTATTTTACCCCGGAAGAATTGCCGGAAAACAAATACTATATCTTCGGAAAAGAAGGGGCACGAAATCTTGCAGAAGATCTTGATGTGGCTTTCTTAGGCGAAATCCCATTAATACAATCCATTCGTGAAGCAGGAGACTACGGTCGCCCGGCAGCATTGCAAACCGCTACAGCATTAGAAAATTCTTTTGAAGAACTGGCGCGTAATGTAGTACGTGAAGTAGTAGACAGAAATGAAAACCTTCCGGCCTCTGAAGCGGTGAAAATTACCACTATGGCAGGTTGTGCTGCTGTGACTAAAAAAAAATAATTTGAAACCCATAGGATATACATCCGGAGCTGATCCGGATGTGTGCCAAAAACGATTTCAATAAAAAAGAAAAAATGACAACAGAAGAAATCAAATTAAACGTAGAAAAAGCTCTTGATGAAATCCGTCCGTTCCTGAATTCGGATGGCGGCGATATCACGCTAATTGCTATTGAAGATGATAAGTTGGTAAAAGTTCGCCTGGAAGGTGCCTGTGTGGGATGTAGTGTCAACCAGTCTACCATGAAAGCGGGTGTAGAAACCACGATTAAAAAATACGCACCACAAATAGAGACCGTAGTTAATATCGCGTAATATATTTTTATAGTGGTGTTGGCGTAAAAATGCAAAATTGTATTGCAGTACCTTTTTACCAGTATCCGGATGTATTTCCGGGATGCGGTAAAAAAAGAGGCACAGCTATTACGCACCACAGCATTGTTGTCAGTTTTTAAATTTATTATAAATTCCTCCGACTGATATTTATCATATAGTCATGGAGCGTTTTCAACGAAATTTGTCGCATTGAAACGAACCATACCAGAATACTTACTCTAATGATTGAAACAGATATACTAATAATTGGTGCAGGTCCCACAGGGCTATTCACCGTTTTTGAAGCAGGATTACTAAAGTTAAAATGCCATATCATTGACGCGCTTCCGCAAATAGGTGGGCAGCTATCCGAATTATATCCTAAGAAACCGATTTTTGATATCCCGGGATACCCTTCTGTACTGGCAGGGGATTTGGTTGAAAACCTGATGGAACAAATTAAACAATTCCAACCTGGATTTACGCTGAATGAAAAAGCAGAAACTATTGAAAAACAGGAAGACGGGACTTTTATCGTAACTACGGATAAAGGAACAAAACATGCTGCGAAAGCCATAGCTATTGCAGGTGGGCTTGGTAGTTTTGAACCTCGTAAGCCACTAATCGAGGATATTGAATTCTACGAAGATAAAGGGGTTGAATATTTTGTAAAAGACCCGGAACTTTTCCGTAATAAAAAAATTGTAATTGCCGGTGGTGGCGATTCAGCCCTGGATTGGAGTATCTTTTTATCCAGTGTAGCTTCTGAAGTAACCTTAATACACAGGCGAAATGAATTCCGTGGCGCTTTGGATTCCGTAGAAAAAGTACAGGAATTAAAACACGCCGGAAAAATTAACCTGATTACCCCAGCAGAAGTGATAGGGTTAAATGGAGCAGAGCATATTGAATCGATCGATATCGAGCAGGATGGTGCACACCGTACCATTGAAACTGATTATTTTATTCCTTTATTTGGACTGACGCCTAAATTGGGTGCTATTGCCAATTGGGGACTGGAAATCGAAAAGAATGCGATCAAGGTAAATAATGCACTGGATTACCAAACGAATATTGAAGGGATTTATGCTATTGGGGATATTAATACCTACCCGGGAAAATTAAAACTGATTCTTTGTGGTTTCCATGAAGCGACCTTAATGTGCCAGAGTGTATTTAATAAACTTAACCCTGGAAAAAAATATGTGCTGAAATACACTACAGTAAGTGGTGTGGATGGCTTTGATGGTACCCGCAAAGAAGCTGAAAAAGCGGTGGTAAAATCAATAAACTAAAAGGGCCATGGCACAGGATGTTACTATAAAAATTACCGATAGGGATGGGGTTACCCATGAAGTGCAGGCACCCACCGATATGAATATGAATATCATGGAGCTGGTACGGGCTTATGAACTGGCACCGGAAGGTACAATAGGAGTTTGTGGCGGTATGGCCATGTGTGCTTCCTGCCAGTGTTATGTACTGAATGATGTAGCCCTGCCAGAAATGGGTGATGATGAAGAAGCGATGCTTTCGGAAGCCTTTTTTGTAAAGGATAACAGTAGGCTTGGTTGCCAGATTGCCATTACAGAAGATTTGGAAGGCCTTGAATTAGCCCTGGCACCA
The Flavobacterium kingsejongi genome window above contains:
- a CDS encoding NAD(P)/FAD-dependent oxidoreductase; the protein is MIETDILIIGAGPTGLFTVFEAGLLKLKCHIIDALPQIGGQLSELYPKKPIFDIPGYPSVLAGDLVENLMEQIKQFQPGFTLNEKAETIEKQEDGTFIVTTDKGTKHAAKAIAIAGGLGSFEPRKPLIEDIEFYEDKGVEYFVKDPELFRNKKIVIAGGGDSALDWSIFLSSVASEVTLIHRRNEFRGALDSVEKVQELKHAGKINLITPAEVIGLNGAEHIESIDIEQDGAHRTIETDYFIPLFGLTPKLGAIANWGLEIEKNAIKVNNALDYQTNIEGIYAIGDINTYPGKLKLILCGFHEATLMCQSVFNKLNPGKKYVLKYTTVSGVDGFDGTRKEAEKAVVKSIN
- a CDS encoding TolC family protein, whose product is MSNKVALLFALTSFFATAQQTWSLQQCLDAGLKNSIPVKIKQLEITRSQKLYTNPLLELVPTVSLNGNHNYNFGSTIDPSTNARVSSDIQSDNLYLNANVNLLDFTMLATARKNKIDIAIARADAAVISYEYKLQLLSFYFDALFSQELVKIQIEQLENTTYNLERITKEVQIGSKPQSDLYDIRLAFSQDEKRLMEARQLFDVQKLQLFQLMNVATDKLSEVQLDYILAAPEEDSNVIGSNPKIELAALQYESAQKAIAIQRSVNLPTVSAFYNMSTFYSAPLQGSGAGVTNFGTQLEDNKNHQAGLQVSIPVFTGFRRNRQITASKIEAEKSKWASEQEKNLVKQEIEQEEKRQSQYEQLSVNISNTVQYARESFQTTQSKFLSGKIEAVLYTTVKNQLLASEYDRLKNDLQLQRSRIKLTILRTNGI
- a CDS encoding Mrp/NBP35 family ATP-binding protein — encoded protein: MKIDRKEVLKALETISVAGEGKNMVESGAVQNVLTFGDEVVVELTLTTPALHIKKRAEVDVMKAIQDLVYEKAKVKVNIKVETPEKPEIKGKSIPGIKNIIAVASGKGGVGKSTVTANLAVTLAKMGFSVGVLDADIYGPSMPIMFDVERERPLSTTIDGKSKMLPVENYGVKLLSIGFFTAPDQAVIWRGPMASKALNQMIFDADWGELDFMLIDLPPGTGDIHLSIVQSLPITGAVVVSTPQNIALADAKKGVAMFMSDSINVPVLGIIENMAYFTPEELPENKYYIFGKEGARNLAEDLDVAFLGEIPLIQSIREAGDYGRPAALQTATALENSFEELARNVVREVVDRNENLPASEAVKITTMAGCAAVTKKK
- a CDS encoding NifU family protein yields the protein MTTEEIKLNVEKALDEIRPFLNSDGGDITLIAIEDDKLVKVRLEGACVGCSVNQSTMKAGVETTIKKYAPQIETVVNIA
- a CDS encoding 2Fe-2S iron-sulfur cluster-binding protein; its protein translation is MAQDVTIKITDRDGVTHEVQAPTDMNMNIMELVRAYELAPEGTIGVCGGMAMCASCQCYVLNDVALPEMGDDEEAMLSEAFFVKDNSRLGCQIAITEDLEGLELALAPEY